aatgttctataattttattaatacataaaatgtttaattttgcaaatttaatccATAATTAGAACTCTAACTATAACTGGAATCGTCAACGTACTGAGATCTAAAGCTCCAGTTCAGATTTCGTAACTCCCGGAAGAAAATTGCATTAGTAAATGGATCCAGCGGAGTAGCGAATACGAATTTCAACGAAATCGAATTCTCGATGTTAGGACGATCGGCAAAACGATTGCGATGTCCAGGAGATAAAACAATGCATAAAGCTGCATATAAAATTGACTACGTATTTTAAAACGTAATCGAAGAAAAGAAAACTAATATAATTGCCACACGTGGAAAGGAGGACGAGAAAATCTCGAAATCGACCTTCCCTCTCGGTCTTCGCGACAATATCTCCGAAATTTTGCATCCCGCTATCGTCGTCAAGGCTGCGAATGTCTGATAAacaattcaatataaatttaaaaaataatcattgatattaattactataaaaataattactactATAATTACTGTAAAAGTAATTCGTTATTACTCAAATCCGGATTACTTAAACCCGATGTGCTAGGAAAAAAACTTGATTCCGCGAATCTGCGAAGATCCTTAATTCGCTCGAACTGCGGACGATCGGACGGGGAATGTAATTGCGGAGCGCAATAAATCGAAATCTATTCGTCGTAttttccacacacacacacacacacacacgaaaaTATTCCTCTTCCGAGAAAATTCATCCAGATGTCGTAAAAGCGTAAAAGCCATAAATATTCGGTTAATTCAATATCCGAATTGTcggaaataattattatcggATCACTCAAATCTAcccttcctccccctcccccctccccgtTCTGCCCCTTCGATTCCCATCGCTCGTGACACCGGATCATCGAAATCTAATAAATCCGAAGGATCGGACTTATCCGAATCCCTTCGAGAAATTAATTcggataattaataaatcaattcgCGAGTTATCCGCCAATCGGACAGAAAACCGATTGCGGGGAGCGTGACGAAATTTATCGAAAATACACGATAAAAATGCAAACGAAGCGGGAGGAGCTCACCGCATCACTCTCGCGTATTTCGTAACCGCGCAATCGGCGGATATATCATAGAGTCCTAATCGTCACACGAGCGGATTTGTGCATCGATAtgcccgcgcgcgcgcatgtatgCGTGCAACGTGCGCGTGGTTATTGCGTGTTTCGCGTGTGCGGCGGTACGtcgatgaaaaatatttcaattgcaTTTTCGGGCGTTTTCCGGTCCGATCGTTTTCCCGATACCGCTTTATCAGCGGTATGAGCCCCCGGAAAATAATTCACATGTGTGTGCAGCTTCCTCCCGCTTTCACCCGATATTTCATCCCCATTGAAATCCCGTACGCGAAAATATCCCGCGTGTAATTACATATGTACTAATTTCTCCCCCATATCTTGCacgtatatgtaatatatataaatcctCTCTGTATATCCCGATAGGCACATTGTGCGAATATTGGCACAGTAATGGCAGCgcgaattgacgaaaattttgcaataattgctCTGATACGTCGTAACGCaggaattttatcgaaataaaatttctaaataatatttgtaaaaaattagacaaatctaAGTTCGAGGTataaatatcttacaattaTTTCCAAAACTGGTTAAtccttcattaaaaattttatctcgcTGTATGCGTGATATTTCATGCTGCGACATTTctacaatataatttagaaacaattatgcatttttgtaaatacacagatggattaattatatttttaaatgtttcatacataatacagctaaaatattttttttcatattttttttattaaacaatttctctctaaatttaattttgcaaatatatcattaaGATAAATCGCCAAATTGTCACAGTTTTGCCGAAATACTATTTCGAAACTGTATTCgcagttatcaatattttataaaagataaattccTCTACGTCTGTTTTTCTAATTATACCTACGTAATTGCCAATTATAACTTTcatgcaagatttcgtcatacAATTTAATAAGCATTGTCCTATCGGGGTATTGTCTCCACGTAAATGCCTCCAGATAAATGTCCCGAATGTATTTCCCCGGGGGGACGAAGAAGTGCTTGCAACTGTCCCGCAAAAGTTGCGCGGCCTCGTAATAATTTTCCTGCAGTTTCTACAGTTTCATACTTTCCGTCGATGTCGTCGCGACGTGCGCGAGGAGGAGCGCGTCTCTCCTGCCTTTCTTTCATCGGGGGTAAACGACAGGTAATCTAACGACAACTCGAAAAGGAGAAGATGGAACGACGAAGAGGCGGAACGTACGAGACTTGCCGAAGTTTCGGAGTAGCGGTGCTTATCTCGGAAATAGCGGTGGCTCCGGGACGGCGATTCGTTTAGATAAGCGCGTTTGGTAAATCAGCTGTCGCGGGGTGCCATTCTTTTCCGGGTAAAGGATCATCGCTTCTTCGATGCAAATTTCTGTAGGAATAATAATGATCTCTCGCGCGTGAGATGAAAGTGAGCGGGGGATGAAAGGAGGAGAGGGGAGGAACGAAGAGCGAGAGATCCCGATGATCTGCACGTCtcacgaaaaaaaaatagagaaaaaagaagaaaattaactCGTCAGGTAAACAGAGGACGCAAGAAAACGAGACTCCCTCGTGCAGTCAGTCCTCAAGGAGAGCGGCAGTTTCTCCTCTCCTCGATAATCCTCGAAAGATAATTTATCGCGAAGGGTCGAGCTTTCGATTAAGGAAAAGGAGCGCGGAGCCGCGTggaaagaaatataaagaaatatggTCAAAGCTAATTTTGCACTATATATTTGcactatatttataataacaaagtGTTCTGAAGGTTTCAAATTAAGAACCTCTGAATTTTAACctgatttttgtttttaatacaataatttagtatcttctttcatacaaattatatccacaatttttattagacaataatttgattttttacttattttattgttaaatattaatgataattgcAATATGAATTTTGACCGCGCTTTTTTCGTCTTTTTTCCTCCGCGAGCTGAAATTTTCGACCGGCAAACACGAATTACAGAGTCGccattcttttctttctctctctgtgtcTTGGAGCGCGGGGAAATCAGGGGAAGTTTCGCCTTTGTCGTCGATGGGAATCGCAGCGCGTCGCCGGGGAAAAGTAGCCCGCAGGCCTAAATACGCTCTAATTAATACAaggaaaacagaaaaaaatgaagGACGATTACTAATGTGAACTCTAACGGATCGACGACGAACGGTCGTCCGGCTGTCGGTGGCCGGTCGGCGCTCCGACGCGGCGTCTCCGGAGGAGGACTTCTTCTGGAGGAAGCGTCGCGCCGCAGCTCGAACGGCCGACATGCAACCACCGCGTGCAATCGCCCGCCGTTACCTCCTTCCGTCGCGAATTTCTCGTAACACAAatccaaaatataataaatcttatatcGCACCCTCGTCATTAGCGAGAGACTACAATTCATCTGTCCTATTGCAATTTCTACTAATACTTGTCATTGATTATCTATTATTAGCCAGTGACTAATCTCTCGGCAGCAGACGCGCTATCGACCACCGAATGTAAACGACCTTACGTTTGTAAAACGTAATTCGTCACTTATCCGCGGGGAcgggaagtaacgcgttattttagtcactgttttatttttttttattttttttttttataacaatgattTGGAAAtgacttattaatttttcataatggcAATGGTAGCGAGTTACTTGTCAAAAGTGACTGTTCTATCCCTGGCCTCCGTTGTTAAATatcaaagaatcaaatttaaaccagTTCCTTGAGTTAAATGTCatcttgttatttttaactcccatgtgtgtcgaaatttattattttaacgtaaaatgtttagttaagagaacaattttatttaatcgacCCATTTCTGTGGTCAAATTGCTTAGTTTCAAAGTAAGTGGTGTCCGTATTAACGTATGTAcccaataaataataaattaaatttgagtcagatttaacatttttacagttAACTTGTTTAACTTCATCGTTTTAGTTTAAATTGGCGACATATTAAGTAGAAGCCAATGGCGacctataaaaatgattaaaaataactcaaattgggTTAGAATTCGACACTACGAATTTAATAGTGTACCATTAACGTTAGGAAAAATTGCAAAGTCGTTACACTGGAAAAAGtttcttatatttatgtaaatatatttatttttatttccttgaatttaaataaatatgtactagtataaaataatttatttttaaactcagtaaatacttttttaaatcaaggaaatataatgttaaaataaatatatttattatgagcataaaaattgtttttcttcagTGTACCATTAAATCATCATTACAAAAAAGTGACGATAGCGATAATGGCGTTACCCGTTTAATTCCCGTGCCTGCTTACTCGTTATAGTTGTCGATAATCGGGTTAGCTTCAATTGGTCAAACCGCGTTCGGCACGACGAAAAGATGTAATGTCATTAACTGTCGTTAGTGATATCAGCAGAATCCTTTCGCCAAAATCGCGCGAGACGTTCGCTCGCTCGTTGCACGCGCTGGTTGCCACGGGGAGGGTGAGTTTTCGCGGTCGTGGCGCACGACCGATCAcctaattttaacataataattacttatacataatatataaatacatttaaaattaaaataaagacgCACGTATATATACAGAGCGCCCGTTTTGCGGTGGCCGCTGTAAGATAGACACTCCGTATATGTATATCTTGTATACTTCTATATGCGAGATTGGAATACGAACGATCAACGGCGTTCGGCGACTCGGAATCgaggggcgagagagagaggatgagagagagagtaagagagagtAAAAGAGagcgaaagggagagagagaaagagagggtgaGGCTGATATACGTGTACAGATTTATCGGAGTTTATCTCCGCGTCGCGGAACATTGACCGTTCCCGTTtcaaggtatatatatatgtatgtatattaaacatcaTATGGTGATTATTAATCAGTAGAATACGTACGTATTATACGAACGACAAAATCTATCGCTTGTATATATTGAGGATATCGTAATAAAATGATGTACGAACGACCGTGCGAGGTTCCCTTCAACCACGCTCAAACCTTCCACCTCGACTGTCTTTTATTCACTTGTTATTGTTAACGAACTTCCTTCCTACTAAAAATTAAGGAATGTATGcaaatttaaggatgtataggacatttcccgagacattaagaaaattatgaaaaaagttacaGATTATCTtacattgcatttgaaagtagtcgaaaaaaaaattgacagcgattttctatctggataaaaagttattttgatatgaagcacccatgtgctctaatgaaaatataaattaataatggaatAATGAATctgaatactttttatttaagtattcaGTTTCACTTTGAtaattcaagatgatttatgtaaagtttcattgcgatgcagagagtAGTTCTGTGAAATagacaaaatgtatttttttttttataaactaataaaacaatcacaataaaatagtTGTATAAACCATCTTGAATACTTACAGAAGAGTACtcacacaaaaaattgagattttttttaatgttgtaaaaaaaaatttaacctttaataatagatagaataaataaactataaaaatgtaattcaataaaaatacaatcttattcacacaactttcatatgtatatagtttatttgaaatctTAATATtgaacacatttccaaatttcatTTACTTTGCGGGAActgtatgtccgatacatccttaaaccAATTCCGTTGGTTAAATAACACTtggttatttttaacttttatgtatgtcatttttttacatattttaacacaaaatgtgtTGTTAAAGAAACCTCATCTAACCAACCTATTTGTTAAATTGCATAGTTTTAAAGTTATTACTgtctaaatctgaatcaataTCTTACAGTGATTTACAGTGCTATAAttataactgtgatcatcagTGATTATTTACTGTTTTTCAGTGGGGGAATACTCTCAGTGATCGGAAATTCCAATTCATAATCAGcgtattatcactgaaaggcAGTGCCACTGATAGATATAGTTAAAAGTACATCACTGAAATCACGgtttttcagtgaataatacactaaTTTCGATTTAGAGAGTAGTGTCCATATTAACGTATGAACctagtaaataataacttttaatttaatatctttattattaactcatttaacttttttgttCTAGGTAAATTCATGATATATTAAGTAAAAGCAATGGAGACCTacaagaatgattaaaaataacttaaactGGATAAAATTTGACATTACAAATTTAAGTAAGTGTCTGTCACGCtgatttttacaagatttttcaGGAATCTTTGATGGGGAATGGGTAAAtagtctttaaaattattttctatcatttatttattatttgtttgaaaatgtatttatttttgttttataaaaaaaagaatagttaattaataatagatctATTTGATCGCTGTACGATTCATCGGTAATTTTCCAGTGGACTAAAATGAAAAGCTCAAACATCATTTTAATCATAACGCTCGCAGCTATTGTCTGaactagatttttttattttgcccaataaataaataaatggcaCTTGTTTAAAAAGTTcgattttccattttataaattgccccgaaaaaaaatataaaaaattaagttatcgAGATAATTCTCTCTATTTCCGATGATAGCCGCGCAAGTGTTCtgattaaaatgagaaaaaaacgAGTTCGAGCTTTTAATTTCAATTGGGAGATCCGGATTCACCGATAAACTGCAGAGGTTTaatggatatattattaaataattgttatttatattattttttataaagtaaataggaaattaaacaatgaataaaggacaaaaaataatttggaaaaatacttattcactttaaaaaaaatctaaaaaattccTACAAATTAGAGCGACAAAGTAGAAAATCCCCTAAAAGTAACGCCAGAATAGCGACGAACGAGAGCGACAGGAGTGAAGACAAACAACAGCATAACGATACATTGACGgagttagaaaattttattatattcgcATTTTGTACAATGCgtgtttatattttacaagatatttcaCAGCTGATAAACAAAATCGGCGAGAAGTCGGCGTGATCGCAAATCGCGGCGGACACATGCCGATATGCTCTATCACAGAAACGATAAAAAGAAGgaataaaacgataaaattttcacaaacatTCGACAGACTTGACATGTTGTTAATCTATCCGCAGATAACGCTTCGTCGCGGAGATTGATTTCTCTCGACAAGTCGCGTTTGTTTTTCTTTCCCCCATGTTTACGCGAATTCTAAGATAATTTCAGGTACTTTTGCAAGCTCACAGGATTGCATTCTCTTCGAAATCGACGAAAAAAATCCCTCGcgaattatatttatcaaaatacgCGAGTTCGCATTACTCAACTGGACGCGATTGCGTCCATTTGTAACTTACGCGATCAAAATGCTAACAGCGAAATGCAAAGTTAAGGAAACGAATTATATCGTCGGAATATTTCGTCGGAATACGCAATTACAAAATGCATCACGAGTATTCGCGCAACGACAGGCAGATCCGACGATTTCCGTCCGTTCCCGTCGAGGCGCACTACCCTTAAGTTTATTCTACAACAAGCTATTAATCGGTGTCCATAAGTCGTAAGAATTGATCATATTTTCTTCATAGtagactgtgattgatcaattttcaTGGCTTATATCTTATGCCATCGACTAATATTGTATTGTAGAAAGGCCTTTAAGGTAAAGAGACGAATTACGTCCTAAAAACACCGGCCTTACCTGCCTTGATTATGAAAGTTTTTACCGTGTTTTCGTCCAGCTTGGCGAAATTTTCCGTCTGCGTCACAGCCGTCATGTGATTCAATGCGAACTTGAAACAGAATTCTTCGAGTTCCTGAAAAAGTGCCATCGACATTCAATAATGTATACGCGTATACATGAACAGATATCGCAACTGATGAAACATTAACCTTGGAATCGTAAACTTGACGACGTATATACAATGCCATTTTGTGGGGAACATCGGATGAGTTTCCGTGTACAATgtgacaaagaaattaaataaaattgagaagaaaaagagagagcttttttaagtatatttatattttcattcagTTTGTGTAACTAAaaggatatttttataatttttttataataaatgattttagaGTCGTACAAGTGTTTAGCATTAGTGTACAAAATAGTTTACTATTCCAAAGTTAATATTGGCACATCGTGTTTGTCTACCTCTGCGCTATACTCGATTGCGATGCTGTACAAGTAGGCAACATTCGATACGGTAATTCCTTGCTTTATCATCCGTATGCAATGCTTCTTAAGATTGTTCTCGCAATACGCGTTAGCTAAGTCCAAAAGTTCTGTAACGAGAAGTGTTGCTTCAATCAGTATTGGGTATTAATCGATTCATTTCTATGTTAACTAAAATAATcggttatatattttaaaaatatataactatgATTAATgtcaattaatgaaattaattgtcgaataattttttataatcaaacgTTTCTGATCTGTGGGATTTGAACCCAGATCTTTGGCACAGAGAACAGACGCACTCTCTGCGCTACTACAATTTTTGATCAGCAGTAATTAGTTTCAATCCGATTAAATTAACCACAATTACacacaacaaaatttatttaggtttattttattgattgaaaatttaattgattaatgcttataatatatttcaaggcaactagaaaatttttaattgcttgttATAATCACGAATTGAAATTTTAGTCGTAATTATTAACcgataaattctaaattttgcCCAGCACAAACTTCAATTATGAGGGTACTCGTATATCCGTTAACCACTCATGGCGTACTCAACACTCACCTAAAGCCTTTTCCACGGGTAAATCGATAACGTCGGTGTACAAGTATTTAAGGAAGGCTTTGTAGACGACGTAGGAGAATTGATCATGCTCGATGACACTATTggcaaaaaaagaacaaaacttgaaaaattcctggcaaaaataactttttgataAATGATTACCTCTGATTGCTTTCTGTCCAATTGTGCTGAAACATGTTTCTAAAGTACGAACAGCGGATCTTCAAAATAGCCTTGTGCACGTAGATACATTCACCATCCACCTGTATCGTAAGATCGCTTGTCGCCTAcgtgaaaagagaaaaaatcgtTAGAAACAAATGCATAGAAtataaattacacataaaatatttgtcgcattttttcaacaaaaatcgAGATTGaaatgcatttttcaaaatcaattttactaatcAAAGTGTTTATCATAGACTtcagcatttatttatttatttatttatttattttttcgtagaaaagttttttaaatatttttatataaaacttaaacTCGTAAAATTTGCTTGAAGTAGAATTcgagaaaaaatgattttaatcaCTATAATAAATCTTAATCGCTATGATAAATGGAAATATTaggtataataatatatatacatatgtatacagaTCTTTCGAAATGCGCGAATCAAaacattttagcaaaaaatatctcgaaaaattaagtaaaatagttatttgttaattattattttaaacagtaattttagaaatataaaaatttaatgctgaTCACAAACTGCATatgcatatattatacatatgtatatgttgataataactatatatgcataacaaagttattaatttCGAAAATGCGATCAACAAATAGCTATGAGATGAAAAACCGAAACATACGGGATCGTCAAATGCAGCTCCCAGGCATTGCAATATGCCCGAGTCTTCGTCTGCATAGAGGATCAGCGGTTTATGCATAACACTCGGCGAGCCCCAACACGCAAGCGCGTCGTGCACGTTCGAGAACGGAGTCGCGGTCGGGGTCGTGATGCTCTGACCGCGGCAGTGACCCCACATGTAGACGCGCCCTCCTTCGCCGACGGCGACACTCGTATGATTGTAGTGCAGGGCGGCGATGTCAGATACCCTTCCCATTTCATGCTTGACCTGAGGAACATCAATTATTCTTTATGAAATCATTcgcttctttttctctttcgttcCGTTTCCTTTGTAGTAACAAAAGAAACGTAGGATTTTTGTATGAGTTTACCAGGACTGGGTTACAGGCGTTCGTCTTGTTGCTGATTCCCAGTTGACCGTAACTGTTCCCGCCCCACACGTAGAGTTGCCCTTCGTCCGTGAGCGCTAACGTGTGCACGTATCCGCAAGCTACCTTGACTGAAACGATATCGATTGCTTAGCAATCCCGCTCTTCCCTTTGTCGTTCTAGCTAGTGTCATAACTCGGAAAAATTCtcgaaaattttggaaaaaaaaaacgttttttctagttttttatcTTGCCGTATTTTTCCAATGTTTcgtctattaaaataatattaactttacTGTACTCCAcgtcaataatttttatcattatatctatatatcagCTTTAATagataattcttcaataaagctattacaatatttttccgcatttttctaaaaataaatctgtTTTTCTTCCTCAATTTTATTTGTCTAGAAACTTAAGAACACTcgttatctttttcttttattccaTCGAGATGATTACCTATCACGGTGCCTAGCAGCGTACCGATCCGGCACGGTGTCATTTGGTTCACGTAATTGCCTATCCCCAGCTGGCCAACGCCGTTGTAGCCCCAACCGTACACCTCGCCGTTTTCGAGGAGTGCCACAGTGGAGGTCTGACCGCAGGCGATTTGGGCAACCTTCTTTCCAGCCAGGTTGGAGTTTACTTGCCTAGGTACGCCTTGATTCGTGGTGATACTGCTGCCCGCTTGCCCGCAATTATTTTGTCCCCAGGCGTATATCTAAATCGAACATTGATTATCTAACTTGTAATAACGGAGAATTATTGTCGTTCGTTTACCTCGCCATCCTCGTTCAGAGCGACGGAATGGTGACTCCCGCATGCGATGTCCACGATGCGTTTTATGCCCAAACTGTTCACTTGAGTAGGATAGAGACCCTGATTACATGTCCCGTTTCCCAGTTCGCAGTAACCGTTGTGACCCCAGGAATATACCTTTCGAAGATACACTGTCGTCATTGATTCCGATAAATAGTCAATGTGGCGCTTTCATTTTAAAATCCTTGGCAATTCTTTGGAATTGCTAGATAAAGCGTCGATAAAGAGTGATAAAGAGAAGAGGTCTAAATGTGTTTTCgtacaaaataaaagtatattaatgtTTCTTTCGATATAAATTCATTTCAGTCTCGACTTTTATATCCATTTCAAAAAGGACAAATTGTAATTATGTTTCTTCAGAGTAACTTTCGTGAATCTGTTAATTGGTAAATTTTTAGAACACTTTGCCTTCTTCGTTACGCAACCTCACAACGTACCTCTCCCTCCTTTGTGAGCGCTAGAACGTGCGGTCCGCTGCCGTACGCGAACATCTTTATATCCTTCTCGCACAGGGCGTCCACCTTCTTCGGATACAGCGTACTATGGGCGTCCCCGGTCCCCAGGCAACCGGCGATGTTACTGCCCAGGGCGTACACCATCTTGTCCCTTGTCACGATCAAAGCCTCATTGCCTAAGTTACCTGTCCCAAGGTGCAAAATAAGCCATAGTACCAAAACAGTCCCAAAcactaaaatctaaaataagattataaaagcATCTCTCTAAGACATCTTT
This genomic window from Solenopsis invicta isolate M01_SB chromosome 13, UNIL_Sinv_3.0, whole genome shotgun sequence contains:
- the LOC105202370 gene encoding RCC1 and BTB domain-containing protein 1 — protein: MCSDLRNWPIFSLLEPEFVSRIHMVTVYGNLGNEALIVTRDKMVYALGSNIAGCLGTGDAHSTLYPKKVDALCEKDIKMFAYGSGPHVLALTKEGEVYSWGHNGYCELGNGTCNQGLYPTQVNSLGIKRIVDIACGSHHSVALNEDGEIYAWGQNNCGQAGSSITTNQGVPRQVNSNLAGKKVAQIACGQTSTVALLENGEVYGWGYNGVGQLGIGNYVNQMTPCRIGTLLGTVIVKVACGYVHTLALTDEGQLYVWGGNSYGQLGISNKTNACNPVLVKHEMGRVSDIAALHYNHTSVAVGEGGRVYMWGHCRGQSITTPTATPFSNVHDALACWGSPSVMHKPLILYADEDSGILQCLGAAFDDPATSDLTIQVDGECIYVHKAILKIRCSYFRNMFQHNWTESNQSVIEHDQFSYVVYKAFLKYLYTDVIDLPVEKALELLDLANAYCENNLKKHCIRMIKQGITVSNVAYLYSIAIEYSAEELEEFCFKFALNHMTAVTQTENFAKLDENTVKTFIIKAGKAGVFRT